A window of Bactrocera dorsalis isolate Fly_Bdor chromosome 4, ASM2337382v1, whole genome shotgun sequence genomic DNA:
TCAGCGCAAACACACGCTGTCGTGGATAAAGCAGCGATATTGCTTTGCAAAACATTTGCAGACGCTTGTGTTAATGTCGACTGGCACAAACGACAAGTTTGTTTGGTAATATTCAACAAATTACtcattcttttaaatattttattagaaatgcgttttgaataaaaacaaatttatttcacaataGAAATTGTATAATGACAAGCTGTCAGCTGTTTCTACTTGACTTCTCTCTTTCGTGTGACATTTCGAAATTGGTTGGAATTTTTGGTGAGAATCGTGGTGAGAAcactttttgtttacttttttgtacTTTCGATTTAATAAATTCACCACAAGCTTTTAGCGGCcggtgattttatttatttcttgcgCGAAGAGAGAGCATTCACAAGAGAGCGGGTGgcaactaaaatttaacattctCTGGTGGGTGTTtacttattttgtatttatgtatgtatgcctttgTTCAGGCGTTCATTAAAGGGTcatggaaatataaatatatgtatatgtacatatgtaagtatgtatttaaaaaacaacTGAACTGATAATACGTCCTTTAATGCACGTAGTCCGGCGTTCTCGCCgcgcaaataaaatatattataaattaatattggtCATTGGTCCATTCGTTTATGTAAATacgtaaacaataaaataaatgcgtaaatacataaattgtggattagcaaaattttgaaacttgTTTTTCTACAAACTTGCTTTCTCTGctaaattttgtcatatttgtttcttaattaattaattgtttgttGGCAAATATTTACTTGTTTTGTTATTCTGGTTTTTGAGTCAAGATTGAGTTTCCAGACAATTTGAATAAGCACGTGAAGAGCGAGTGCAACAACAATCATCACATGCACATGTTAATCGGTCTACttaataaacacatatgtacatacatatgtatgtacatacacacatatttgtatttgaataCGATATTTCaggatttgtttgttactttttatttaacttagATTTTCGATTTACGTCGAAAACAAGTTAGTTTTAATGGACCTTAGCCACTTTAGACGATAATGCTGGTTAAATATTATGAATCAATAATTGCTAATAGgaatttgtatgcatatgtacatacacacatatttatttcaatttcagacgaattttttctatgtaaatcactaacaaacttattataaaaagttataatttaagacttagatttttttaaagcattttttagttttacagTAACATTTTTGAACGACGTAGAAGGCAGAATGTGCCAGTAGCAGAGCTTTGCCAACacattcttattttttatagcGCTACTGCGATCTATCTTTTAGACCGTTATTTTCGTTTTCAATGAAGGAGTAgagtgttaaattttttttttaattttgatttaaataaatgcataatatCTCAAATATGTtgtgtaaaaattcaaaattaatttaattagagTATTTAATGAATAGATGGATCCAGCAGTTAGTAATAAACGATTTTGATCATATAATTTTGGTTTTGTGAATATGTCTGATTTTTTGGCAAATTATCGtcattcatataaaaaagtgaaggatatggtgctagAAAATTGTCAGTCAAGTGTTacagagatggcaagagagctcgacatctcccgcgagtccgttcgaattattttgggttattattattatttttgctcgACTtttcccgataaagctgattttttttaaagagtacAGTAAAGAGATTTCTTTGAATATGCTTGaccgtgcgaattccgatcccatattcatggagagcattaaaCTGCCGGTGAGACATGGATTTATAAATTTGACAAGCAATTAAGTCAACAATCTGCGGAATTgagggaaaaaacgagccgaaaccaaaaaaccacaccaaagccgctcaaaaatcgaAGTGgtgttcattgttttttttttcgatattcggggtttggtgcatcatgaatttgttccgaaaCGACAGATGGTCagtaaatagttttatttggccgtattgacatgtttgcgtgagaacatccgtcgaaaacggccggattgtggaagaaaaattcatggattttacacgttgataatgcaccatcgcatctgGCCActattgtgaccgaatttaaagtcaaaaccacaatgaataccatcgatcaagcaccgtattcaccagatttggctgcgtgtgattttttcttgttcctcaaactgaaGTTGCCGCTTCGTGTAACCCgatttcagtcgatcgaagcgataaaacaaaattcgctgaaggagctgtaAGCCATCCCAAAaattgcttatgaaaagtgttttgagaactggaaaaatcgttggcatattgagtagtcgaaaaagtattttcgtattttgtcaatagatgtcgttgcaaccatatatcttcagtgctaccaatcacatggcgtcataccatatagtgctGGAAAAGTGATATTTTAAGCTTctcttaaccaaaaaaaattaaattcggggaagttgaaaaaaagttacagctgttcaaaaatgagtgaaaataataaagaaatccgctatattttgaaattttgtataaaaaagagaagaatgccacacaagccaccaataaaatttgtgaagtttacggagacgattcTGTACCAGTTCGtgaagcacaacaatggttcgctcgcttccgttatggaagtttcgaaatttcgaatcaCACTGATGATAGTTTTagactgatggaataatgtctctagcggaaaaatggcaaaaagtggtcggcCAAAgtagtacatatttttttgatttatttattattataaatacaaaaaaaataagctaaaGTTTGtttaaatacgaaaatactttttcgactacccaatactatatctggtggggattaatttggaggcgacaaaataaatattgacgaaTAATTAAAaggtttgcattttatttacaattttccggtaattttttatcaaaatatataccctgttcagattGCAATAAGTCTAGAGGGATGTCAATAACCGAGAGTTGAAGCTGGCCTTTTACTTAATAAAGCACGACATTATTTAaacagcaataaaataataaaaaaatataaatcgacAATAGTGCAAGAACgtctataattaattttaattatgtattaATTACAGTTActacaaattatataaattccAGTATGTATAATACTTAGCagataaaaaacgaaaaaaggagAGTGAGTATGAGAGCATTTGGagcaagtaaataatttttctctgcTGTCTGATGTCGAGCTATAATtaacacatatctacatatcattccttattttttctctttttttgtaaGTAAAATTGCAAATCAGTAAATTTTTCGGTCTTGATTTAGATAACATGGTCGCAGCCAGCTGCAACTTTCCAGTTAGAAATTCAAAGCAGTCCAATTTAAACTACGCGTCGATAACGCAGTTCACCTAGTAAAGCGCTATGATTGGAACAACTTCACTTCAAAGTACTACTTTGAGCAAACATTTTGACAAACCAGAAACCAAAAGTAACGCTACTTCAGCAAGAGAGGCGAAAGACACTTCCGCTTGAAACCCATTGAAATAAGTGAgacgaaatttttgttttgattctcttttagataaaatattttggtaatttATTACAATATAAATTAACACACTTATTCAGTCTAGATTGCTTACTAACTACTAGTACTAAGTAAATATTGCTTCAACACAATATGCGCGTAAATATCTGGGTAATAGTTTGTATCTTACAAATGCTTAAATGCTAGTTAGAAACTTGTTGGCTTTGGATTAGAAATCTGAGACGCGACCTCTGCGCTCCCAATCGCCATAACGTGTCGGTTCGGGACCAGCTGGACCGCCAATTTCGCCTGTGTGTGGATTCACGCTATTTGGCCATGGCTTCCAGGGATCCTCTTGTGGCACAGGACGTCCTGTTATGTTCTTCAGAGAGACTTTTGACAGAAATTTCCTTGAGAACATCATAACAGGGGTTTCCGGTTTGTGTGCGGCATTTGTTTGATTGCATGTGCATGATGTGGAGAAGGCCGGTGCGGCTGTCTTCCACGGATTGGGGAAGAAATTGATTTGTTTGCCCGCCGTTTGGCACAGGCGACAACTCTGCTTCGCAATATtgctcattgttgttgtagttttttcaattttcttctaTTTCACAAACACAGATTTTCAATTAgaacttttttctaaattctttcactttttgaccgttaaaaatttgcttttcagtttttttgtgttttcactTTTGAGTTTTTGCTTTCAAGCTTTTGACTTGTTGCTGGTTGCTCGTTGCTGAACGAATGTTGCTCCACAGCGGCGTGCCAGCGCTTTTATACACACACGCCGCAAAACAAAGCGAAACGAAAACCTTGAATGGAGTGCTCAAACGTGAGCGCGCAATGGATTTCACGAAGAGCATGCCGGCCGCTCAGCGCTTTGCAGCATGTGCTTGGGTGCTTGGCGTACGGAGCGTCGTCGGTGAATACACGTACGCTCGTTGCGAGTACTGTGAGTCACACGACCACGGTGGTGGTGTCTGATGGACTTTTCTGCATACGTATGAAgactcacatatatgtatgtatgtatgtatgtggatcTAAACATTTCGTACGTTTTTGCTGTCACCAGCTGGGTCATCACTCAGCATTTCGGCGGCAATTGTATGTACAATATCTTATTGAAAACTGATCGGCAGCGTAGTTACGTCCTTAAATGCACGTACGCCGCAATATCtagtacatacgtacatacatatatgcttgagtatatacttatgtacttgtAAACAGACCGGAATGCAATTGGCCGCTACATTGAATCGCGCACGTTGTAGCTCTCTTCGGCGTTGCTTCATTGCGAAATCGGGGTTGCCCAGCATCATGTGCAAAAAACGTGCAGTAGTCTAATTATTCCaataataattccaaaaattagtGCGAATGTGACTATTCGCAtgcatttgcatacattttttactgtacatacatatacatacttaagtatgtatatgaaccGAGTGTTTTTCGGCGGCAGGCCTCTGTGCGCGTTTCGGGGGAACGAAGTCGCATTCAAAGTCCAACAAATGACCGCATAgctttgtggttgttgttgtcgtttttacatttttcaaactaATTTAGACCGGTTTTGaggggatttttttttttagccaaaatataaatttttgcaaatgcaaattaatttcttcaattaatcaaaatcagaataaagaaaaaatatttaaaaagcaaaaattaaaaaccaaaattaaaaaaaaaaaataaaaataaaaaaaaatgttgaacaaaaattaaaaataagtttttaaaatgaaaaaaaaaataaaaaatttagaaaagaagtaaaaaaataaaaaaaaaattaaaaaaatatttttaaataaaaattgttaaaaattaaaaacaaaaacaccaattaaaagttaaaaaaaaattaaaaatttatatacaataacaataaaaattgcataaaatcaatgaatttcattttttacgGTAATCTTGCATCACGTTTTCGTAGATAGATAACGTGTTAGACGGTGCTAGATAAGGTCTAGTCTAAAGAAGTTTAGCAGCAGTTACTTTTACTGCCAAAACTATGACCATAATATTAGTAATAGCTATCTATGGGTTAtaaatattggtagtcgaaaaagtcttttcgtatttctaatcaaacttcaacttatttttttatatttatactaataaataaataaacaaatatgtaccattttggtcgaccactttttgccatttttccgctagagacattattccatcagtgtaaatcgaaatttcgaaatttccagaacggaagcgagcgaaccattgttgtgctacacgaactgatacagcatcgtctccgtaaatttcacaaatttcattggtggcttgcgtggcattcttcccttttttatacaaaaatttcaaaatatagcgaatttcttcattattttcactaatttttgaaaaactgtaactgtttttcaacttcctcaaatttaagttgttttttagttaaatgaagcttaaaatctcacctttccaacactatatagtatgacacaatgtgattggtagcactgtagatatacgactgcaacgacatctattgacaaaatatacgaaaagattttttcgattaCCCAATATTTGTTGTGAGTTGGTAATGTACTTAACAACCGTCTATAGGATTACTGTGATATAGGGGAGGGTATAATAGACAGATACAAAGCCTCAATTTTCCTATTTATATATCTATGCGATATAAATAGAAGTTtagtattataaattttaatttttctttgtcaaCTTTTAACCTTTCAAATATCTCGATTTGATGTAAAAAACCTTAACCAAACATGGGTCCAAGTGATCAACTCTAAGCGGCCGTTATTTTTACTTAAGAAACAccctaataaacaaacataattacatAAAGATGGCAAACATGTGACCTCTCCTGCTGATATGACTATATTAAGCCCACCGCTGCGCTTATTGAGAGctaattcaaaacaattttgtttattaattgttatatgaactatttatacaatttaatgGAACAATATTAACGAGAAAGGTCACCAACTAAACTTGATCCcagattaaaattttcaaaacaaacagAACATAGAGaagaaatatcaaaacaaatagaACATAAAGAAGAAAtaccaaaactgttcaaactaatTGAGCTGATTAGAGGGCAATGTTTAACAATCCAGTTGATAGCAATAAATTGtggttgttttttaaataatttttgctacCATTGATTTAAATGGGTTTAACTTTACTACCATTGAACTTTGGTATA
This region includes:
- the LOC105227502 gene encoding succinate dehydrogenase assembly factor 4, mitochondrial, with the translated sequence MSNIAKQSCRLCQTAGKQINFFPNPWKTAAPAFSTSCTCNQTNAAHKPETPVMMFSRKFLSKVSLKNITGRPVPQEDPWKPWPNSVNPHTGEIGGPAGPEPTRYGDWERRGRVSDF